In one window of Burkholderia cenocepacia DNA:
- a CDS encoding type II toxin-antitoxin system VapC family toxin gives MKLLLDTHLILWTAADATELPDRARTLIEDPAHTLLFSVASLWEIVIKRGLDRADFQVEPHVLRRNLLDAGYVELPITSAHVLAVEQLPPVHRDPFDRLLIAQAISEGVTLLTHDHTVARYPGPILHV, from the coding sequence GTGAAACTGTTGCTCGACACGCATCTGATTCTTTGGACAGCGGCGGATGCGACCGAATTGCCGGATCGCGCCCGTACCCTCATCGAGGATCCCGCCCATACCCTGTTGTTCAGCGTCGCGAGCCTCTGGGAAATCGTGATCAAGCGCGGGCTCGATCGCGCCGACTTTCAGGTCGAGCCGCACGTGCTGCGTCGCAATCTGCTCGACGCCGGCTACGTGGAATTGCCGATCACGAGCGCCCATGTCCTGGCAGTCGAGCAACTGCCTCCGGTGCATCGCGATCCGTTCGACCGGCTGCTGATTGCCCAGGCGATTTCGGAAGGTGTCACGTTGCTCACGCACGATCACACCGTTGCCCGCTATCCAGGCCCGATTCTGCACGTCTGA
- a CDS encoding type II toxin-antitoxin system Phd/YefM family antitoxin encodes MQTYNMHDAKTNLSRLIDEAVHAGEPFVIAKAGKPLVKVVPIDAPEATRPARIGFMKGQIVVPDDFDTMGDDAIRKLFEGGA; translated from the coding sequence ATGCAGACCTACAACATGCATGACGCGAAGACGAACCTGTCTCGGTTGATCGACGAGGCTGTCCACGCGGGCGAGCCGTTCGTGATCGCGAAGGCCGGCAAGCCGCTCGTCAAGGTCGTGCCGATCGATGCGCCCGAGGCGACGCGGCCGGCGCGGATCGGCTTCATGAAGGGGCAGATCGTGGTGCCGGACGACTTCGACACGATGGGTGACGATGCCATCCGGAAGCTGTTCGAGGGCGGCGCGTGA